The Beijerinckiaceae bacterium genome has a window encoding:
- a CDS encoding 2,3-bisphosphoglycerate-dependent phosphoglycerate mutase has protein sequence MDRILVLIRHGQSEWNLKNLFTGWKDPVLTDKGVEEARAAGRLLKARGLSFDRAFASNLVRAQHTLQLVLEEVGGQAKTTWDQALNERDYGELCGLNKDDARRKWGDEQVHLWRRSYDVRPPGGESLKDTVARVVPYYCQTILPAVLGGQRTIVAAHGNSLRALIMVLDRLTPETIPTMELKTGILLLYRLKPDSTVETKEILSQ, from the coding sequence ATGGATCGCATTCTCGTGCTCATACGCCACGGCCAGAGCGAGTGGAACCTCAAGAACCTTTTCACAGGCTGGAAAGATCCAGTTCTCACCGACAAAGGAGTTGAAGAAGCGCGTGCCGCCGGACGGCTCCTCAAGGCGCGCGGTCTTTCCTTCGACCGGGCCTTCGCGTCCAACCTTGTTCGCGCTCAGCATACATTGCAACTGGTTCTCGAAGAAGTGGGCGGCCAAGCCAAGACAACTTGGGACCAGGCGCTCAACGAGCGCGATTATGGCGAGCTTTGCGGACTCAACAAAGACGATGCGAGACGCAAATGGGGCGACGAGCAAGTCCATCTCTGGCGCCGGTCCTATGATGTCCGGCCGCCAGGCGGCGAAAGCTTGAAGGATACGGTTGCCCGAGTCGTTCCCTATTATTGCCAAACCATTCTCCCGGCGGTGCTGGGCGGCCAGCGTACAATCGTCGCAGCCCATGGCAATTCGCTGCGTGCCCTGATCATGGTGCTTGATAGGCTGACGCCGGAAACCATTCCGACAATGGAACTGAAAACCGGAATCCTGCTTCTCTACCGGCTTAAGCCTGACTCGACGGTCGAAACCAAAGAGATTCTCTCCCAGTAA
- a CDS encoding alkylated DNA repair dioxygenase — protein sequence MDAATGTCLVPGLTYYPRYLDDSAQATLAAEVAKSVAQAPWYLPRMPRSGRAFSVRMTNCGALGWVSDREGGYRYQRVHPETGGAWPPIPASALNIWRALADYPHPPQAGLINFYDGRAKMGLHQDRDEKELAAPVVSISLGDSCVFRYGGLQRGDPAKNLELHSGDVIVFGGAARLMFHGVTKILGGSSRLLPGGGRINLTMRRVTRPECDANP from the coding sequence ATGGATGCGGCGACTGGAACATGTTTGGTTCCAGGGCTCACGTATTACCCTCGTTATCTCGACGACTCGGCGCAGGCAACACTCGCGGCCGAGGTGGCAAAGAGTGTCGCACAAGCGCCGTGGTACTTACCCCGCATGCCCCGTTCCGGCCGGGCGTTTTCGGTCAGGATGACCAATTGCGGAGCGCTCGGATGGGTTTCCGACCGGGAGGGCGGCTATCGCTACCAGCGGGTCCATCCCGAGACCGGCGGGGCTTGGCCTCCGATCCCTGCTTCCGCGCTAAATATATGGCGTGCCTTAGCCGATTATCCGCATCCGCCACAGGCCGGCCTCATCAATTTCTATGACGGCCGGGCCAAGATGGGCTTGCACCAAGACCGCGACGAAAAGGAGCTTGCCGCCCCTGTCGTGTCGATATCGCTGGGGGACAGTTGTGTTTTCCGCTATGGCGGTTTGCAACGCGGCGACCCCGCGAAAAACCTCGAGCTTCACTCGGGCGATGTCATTGTCTTTGGCGGCGCCGCGCGGCTGATGTTTCACGGCGTGACGAAAATACTCGGCGGTTCGTCCCGGCTGCTGCCGGGAGGCGGGCGCATCAATCTCACCATGAGGCGAGTGACCCGACCGGAGTGCGACGCTAATCCTTGA
- a CDS encoding peptidase M4 family protein, with the protein MKRAVFGASAGGCPCCFIIPPQILQRLATSGDPHLAETAGRTLRLTDSILAFRAQLSTGAPSPTALKREGLRRQVFDCKGFTDLPGDIARSEADPDCPDKAANEAFANAGITWNFFKEIFNRESVDGNGKTLVSSVHYGQKYDNAFWDGRQMVYGDGDGIIFERFTAALDVIAHELTHGVTQYTAQLPYQDEPGALNESMSDVFGSMVKQWSLGQTVAEADWLIGAGILAPSFKGKALRDLANPGTAYNDTHFGKDPQPGHMKDYVHTEADHGGVHTNSGIPNRAFVLAAKAIGGKSWEKTGRVWYVTLTQRLTASAGFAKCATETISVARDLFPDDPDIAAKIAQAWSDVGVLEEAPTAAGLAKVAGAYVVPLPPVRPVFARSPMAKKPRTAKKTAKKKKTVSSKPAAKPSRGTPTKSAPPKKKGKGKRP; encoded by the coding sequence ATGAAGCGTGCAGTTTTCGGTGCAAGCGCGGGAGGATGTCCCTGCTGTTTTATTATCCCACCCCAAATCTTGCAGCGCCTTGCGACAAGCGGCGATCCCCATCTTGCCGAAACCGCCGGCCGTACCCTGCGGCTAACTGATAGCATATTGGCCTTCCGCGCCCAGCTCAGCACGGGGGCTCCTTCGCCGACCGCGCTCAAGCGCGAAGGACTACGCCGCCAGGTTTTCGATTGCAAAGGCTTCACCGATCTGCCGGGCGATATCGCGCGCTCGGAGGCTGATCCCGATTGTCCGGATAAGGCTGCGAATGAAGCCTTCGCAAATGCCGGCATTACCTGGAATTTTTTCAAGGAGATTTTCAACCGCGAGTCCGTGGACGGAAACGGAAAGACGCTCGTCTCCTCGGTTCATTACGGGCAGAAATACGACAATGCATTCTGGGATGGCCGGCAGATGGTATATGGCGACGGCGATGGTATAATTTTCGAGCGTTTCACCGCCGCTTTGGATGTCATCGCGCATGAATTGACGCATGGCGTCACTCAGTACACCGCGCAGCTCCCCTATCAGGACGAACCGGGCGCGCTGAACGAATCCATGTCCGATGTTTTCGGCTCAATGGTCAAGCAATGGTCGCTCGGGCAAACCGTGGCCGAGGCCGATTGGTTGATCGGCGCGGGGATCCTAGCGCCTAGCTTCAAGGGGAAAGCGCTGCGAGACTTGGCAAACCCCGGGACCGCCTACAATGATACTCATTTCGGCAAAGACCCACAGCCGGGGCACATGAAGGACTATGTCCACACCGAAGCCGATCACGGCGGCGTTCACACCAATTCCGGAATTCCGAACCGTGCCTTCGTCCTCGCGGCCAAGGCGATCGGCGGGAAATCCTGGGAAAAAACCGGGCGCGTCTGGTATGTTACCCTGACCCAAAGGTTGACCGCTTCCGCGGGGTTCGCCAAATGCGCGACGGAAACCATTTCCGTGGCGCGCGATTTATTTCCCGACGATCCGGATATTGCTGCGAAGATTGCGCAAGCCTGGAGTGATGTCGGTGTCTTGGAAGAGGCTCCCACCGCGGCGGGACTGGCGAAAGTTGCGGGGGCCTATGTCGTACCATTGCCGCCTGTCAGGCCTGTGTTCGCTCGCTCACCGATGGCAAAGAAACCGCGGACCGCAAAAAAAACCGCGAAAAAGAAGAAGACTGTTTCGTCAAAGCCAGCCGCAAAGCCGTCACGCGGCACTCCAACGAAGAGCGCCCCTCCAAAGAAGAAAGGCAAGGGTAAGCGGCCATGA
- a CDS encoding carbon-nitrogen hydrolase produces MKVSLVQMNSSADKVDNIAAAVALIEKAVAEEKPDWICLPECFDFLGGDRKSKAAAAEALPGGPAYAAMQAQARKHGIFIHAGSILEKPEAGERIHNTTVVFDRAGAEIARYRKIHMFDITAPDGTQYCESAAFAPGNAVVTYPCEDMIVGCSICYDIRFPELYQALVAKGAEMIALPAAFTLQTGKDHWEVLCRARAIETQTYFCATAQTGTFIMDNETRHTYGHSLVVDPWGHVTAKASDGIGIVSSRIDRDLVRKVRAQIPVSQHKVPFD; encoded by the coding sequence ATGAAAGTTTCCCTGGTCCAAATGAATTCGAGTGCCGACAAGGTCGACAATATCGCTGCCGCCGTCGCATTGATCGAAAAAGCCGTCGCCGAGGAAAAGCCGGATTGGATTTGCCTTCCCGAATGTTTCGATTTTCTGGGCGGCGATCGCAAATCCAAGGCGGCCGCTGCCGAGGCGCTGCCCGGCGGGCCGGCCTATGCCGCCATGCAGGCGCAGGCCAGGAAACACGGGATTTTCATTCATGCCGGCTCAATCCTAGAAAAGCCTGAGGCTGGGGAGCGCATCCACAATACAACCGTCGTCTTCGACCGTGCCGGAGCGGAAATCGCCCGCTATCGTAAAATCCACATGTTCGACATCACCGCTCCCGACGGAACCCAATATTGCGAAAGCGCGGCCTTTGCACCGGGTAACGCGGTCGTGACCTATCCTTGCGAAGATATGATCGTCGGCTGCTCGATTTGCTATGATATTAGGTTTCCCGAGCTCTATCAGGCGCTCGTCGCCAAGGGCGCCGAAATGATCGCATTGCCTGCGGCCTTCACCCTGCAGACCGGCAAGGATCATTGGGAGGTTCTTTGCCGCGCCCGGGCGATCGAGACCCAGACCTATTTTTGTGCCACGGCCCAGACCGGCACTTTCATCATGGACAATGAGACGCGCCACACCTACGGCCACTCACTCGTCGTCGACCCCTGGGGCCACGTCACCGCCAAAGCCTCGGATGGGATCGGCATTGTCTCAAGCCGCATCGATCGCGATCTGGTAAGAAAAGTCCGTGCGCAAATTCCGGTATCGCAACATAAGGTCCCCTTCGACTGA
- a CDS encoding ABC transporter substrate-binding protein: MVWHRGELGDPGSLDPHKATTLIESNILAELFEGLVSHNARGEIVPGVATSWTVEAGGVVYHFQFRDDAKWSNGDKVVPADFVYAFRRLMAPETGAPYANILYTLKNAEKINKGELPVEALGVRAIGDTCLEITLEHPAPYFIAQLAHMTAKPLHERSIKEYGSDFVRSAHIVTNGPFMLKDFTPNDRLVLDKNPYYYDAAQVALDSEIFYSLEDRSAALRRFMAGEIQSYNDVPLDQITFVRSHLAEAFKVTPSLGSYFYAFDTRHKPFDDRKVRRALSMVIDREFLAERIWGTTMDASYSFVPPAITGYETPSMVKWKDMNPYEREDEAKRLLAEAGFGPGKETLEVEIRFNNSENHRATAVAVADMWRVLGVDTRLLATDATSHYAFLRERPPFDVARSGWFADYPDAQNFLFLAESDNKGLNVTSFSNMTYDGLMDDAQSESVPKRRSAILHRAEALLLEEQPYLVLLTYRSRNLVSPKLKGWEANVLDNHPGRYISIAP, translated from the coding sequence ATGGTTTGGCATCGCGGCGAACTCGGCGACCCGGGGTCGCTCGACCCGCACAAAGCGACGACCTTGATCGAAAGCAATATCCTTGCGGAGCTTTTCGAAGGTCTGGTCAGCCACAACGCGCGCGGTGAAATCGTTCCGGGAGTCGCCACGAGCTGGACCGTTGAAGCCGGTGGGGTTGTCTACCATTTCCAATTTCGGGACGATGCAAAATGGTCCAACGGCGATAAGGTCGTGCCGGCAGATTTCGTCTATGCGTTTCGGCGCCTGATGGCGCCGGAAACCGGCGCGCCCTATGCCAATATTCTTTACACCCTCAAAAATGCGGAAAAAATCAACAAGGGGGAGCTTCCCGTCGAGGCCTTGGGCGTCCGCGCAATCGGCGATACCTGCCTTGAAATTACACTCGAGCACCCAGCGCCCTATTTCATTGCCCAACTCGCCCACATGACCGCAAAACCGCTGCATGAGCGATCGATCAAAGAATATGGTTCTGACTTCGTGCGGTCAGCTCATATTGTGACGAACGGTCCCTTTATGTTGAAGGACTTCACCCCCAACGACCGGCTCGTGCTCGACAAAAACCCCTATTATTATGACGCGGCGCAGGTCGCACTCGACTCCGAGATCTTTTATTCGTTGGAAGATCGCTCTGCGGCGCTACGCCGGTTCATGGCCGGCGAAATCCAGTCCTACAATGATGTGCCCCTCGACCAAATCACGTTCGTGCGCAGCCACTTGGCCGAAGCCTTCAAGGTGACACCAAGCCTGGGCAGCTATTTCTACGCCTTCGATACGCGCCACAAGCCTTTCGACGACCGAAAGGTCCGCAGGGCGCTGTCCATGGTCATCGACCGGGAGTTTTTGGCGGAGCGAATCTGGGGGACCACGATGGACGCGAGCTACAGTTTCGTGCCACCCGCAATAACCGGTTACGAAACCCCTTCGATGGTGAAATGGAAGGACATGAATCCCTACGAACGGGAAGATGAAGCCAAGCGATTGCTCGCAGAAGCCGGTTTTGGCCCTGGGAAAGAAACCCTCGAGGTGGAGATACGCTTCAACAATTCCGAAAATCACCGCGCCACGGCGGTTGCCGTCGCCGATATGTGGAGGGTCCTTGGAGTCGACACGCGGCTTCTCGCCACCGATGCGACCAGCCATTATGCCTTTTTGCGGGAAAGGCCGCCTTTTGATGTGGCGCGGTCGGGCTGGTTCGCCGACTATCCGGACGCACAGAATTTTCTTTTCCTTGCCGAAAGCGACAATAAAGGCCTGAATGTCACAAGTTTCAGCAACATGACCTATGATGGATTGATGGATGACGCTCAATCGGAAAGCGTGCCGAAGCGGCGCTCGGCCATTCTTCACAGGGCCGAGGCCTTGCTTCTCGAGGAGCAGCCCTATCTTGTCTTGCTTACCTACCGATCCCGCAATCTGGTTTCACCGAAGCTCAAAGGATGGGAAGCAAATGTGCTCGACAACCATCCCGGCCGCTATATCTCGATTGCCCCATGA
- a CDS encoding ABC transporter gives MLRYFLSRLVTAVPTLFVIITLAFFLLRLAPGGPFDSERALDPEIAANLRRIYRLDLPLVQQFWLYLQSLAHGDLGPSLHWRDFTVNELFAKALPISVKLGTLAMLVAIIVGTALGLAGSLRDNGLGAHFVDGAALVGIVLPVFVVAPLLQLGLGLSLHILPVGGWNDGAWQNMILPVFTLALPQIAVVARLMQAALRDVLTKPHIRTLRAFGMPGWFIHVHALRAAFPPVVSYLGLAAANVLTGSVIVETIFGIPGMGRYFVDGALGRDYTLVMGTVIVVAVAVVLFNLGVDLLLAWLDPRVRVESRPQ, from the coding sequence ATGCTTCGCTATTTCCTGTCCCGCCTCGTCACTGCTGTTCCGACGCTCTTCGTCATTATCACCCTTGCCTTCTTCCTCTTGCGTCTCGCTCCTGGCGGACCGTTTGATTCCGAACGCGCGCTTGATCCGGAGATTGCCGCAAACCTCCGCCGCATCTACCGTCTCGATCTGCCGCTCGTTCAACAATTCTGGCTCTATCTGCAAAGCCTCGCGCATGGCGATCTCGGGCCGAGCCTGCATTGGCGCGACTTCACCGTAAACGAACTGTTCGCCAAAGCTCTGCCGATCTCGGTAAAGCTCGGCACGCTGGCGATGCTTGTCGCGATCATTGTCGGCACGGCACTCGGGCTTGCCGGTTCGCTCCGAGACAACGGGCTCGGCGCGCATTTTGTCGATGGTGCAGCGCTCGTTGGAATCGTTTTGCCCGTCTTCGTCGTGGCGCCGCTCCTACAGCTCGGGCTCGGTTTGAGCCTACACATTCTTCCGGTCGGCGGCTGGAACGACGGGGCCTGGCAAAACATGATCCTGCCGGTTTTCACGCTCGCGCTGCCGCAGATCGCCGTCGTTGCCCGGTTGATGCAGGCGGCGCTCCGCGATGTTCTCACAAAGCCGCACATTCGCACCTTGCGCGCATTTGGAATGCCCGGTTGGTTTATCCATGTTCATGCGCTTCGCGCCGCATTTCCGCCTGTCGTATCCTATCTCGGTCTCGCCGCGGCGAATGTCCTCACAGGCTCGGTGATTGTCGAGACGATTTTCGGAATCCCCGGCATGGGCCGATATTTTGTCGATGGTGCGCTGGGCCGGGACTATACGCTTGTGATGGGCACGGTCATCGTCGTGGCGGTTGCGGTCGTCCTGTTCAATCTCGGTGTCGATCTGTTGCTCGCGTGGCTCGATCCGAGAGTGCGCGTCGAGTCGCGCCCCCAATGA
- a CDS encoding peptide ABC transporter permease, whose protein sequence is MGWSLAKLATRNRSTTASLAVLSLIALLCLVGPLFSGHPYDRVYRDYVLVGPSLIAHPSTGETERALAAIGRRMHLHIEIARQTNQIVLLTLASDTSIDRRVLRAFERSDLFSSARLVQSDDDRHRLTVEAQLQRRYFLFGTDANGRDLLTRVLVAGRISLAVGLLASFVALTIGVAYGAIAGYAGGRLDGLMMRIVEILYALPFIFFVIVLGMVFGRRFVLIFVAIGAVEWLDMARIVRAQTLSIKRMDFIAAAEALGATTPAILWRHIIPNASGPIIAYLTVLVPRVILIESFVSFLGLGVQEPLTSWGVLIADGARNIQGSIHLLIFPAIFLGATLGALQQLGTGWRGAWDPGRG, encoded by the coding sequence ATGGGCTGGTCGCTCGCGAAACTGGCCACGCGCAATCGATCGACGACGGCAAGTCTTGCGGTCTTAAGTCTGATCGCGCTGCTCTGCCTGGTTGGTCCGCTGTTTTCAGGCCATCCTTATGATCGGGTTTATCGCGATTATGTTCTTGTTGGGCCATCCCTTATTGCCCATCCCAGTACCGGGGAGACAGAACGCGCATTGGCCGCGATTGGACGACGCATGCATTTGCACATCGAGATCGCCCGGCAGACGAATCAGATAGTGCTCCTGACGCTCGCGAGCGATACATCGATCGATCGGCGTGTCTTGCGAGCGTTCGAGCGTTCCGATCTTTTCTCCTCCGCGCGCCTGGTCCAGTCCGACGACGATCGCCACCGTTTGACTGTCGAAGCGCAGCTGCAGCGGAGATATTTTCTCTTCGGGACCGATGCCAACGGGCGCGATCTGCTGACCCGGGTTTTGGTTGCCGGGCGCATTTCCCTCGCCGTCGGCCTGCTTGCCTCCTTTGTTGCTTTGACCATTGGCGTCGCCTATGGCGCGATCGCAGGCTATGCGGGCGGCCGCCTCGATGGTCTGATGATGCGGATCGTCGAGATCCTCTATGCGCTTCCCTTTATCTTTTTCGTGATTGTCCTCGGCATGGTGTTCGGGCGGCGCTTCGTGCTTATCTTTGTGGCAATCGGCGCCGTGGAATGGCTGGACATGGCGCGCATCGTGCGCGCCCAGACTCTGTCGATCAAGCGGATGGATTTCATTGCCGCCGCAGAAGCGCTCGGCGCGACGACCCCGGCAATCCTATGGCGGCATATCATCCCCAACGCCTCAGGCCCGATTATCGCCTATCTCACCGTGCTCGTTCCCCGCGTGATCCTGATCGAAAGCTTCGTTTCGTTCCTGGGGCTTGGCGTGCAGGAACCGCTGACGAGTTGGGGTGTTCTGATCGCCGACGGAGCCCGCAATATCCAGGGATCCATTCATCTGCTTATATTCCCCGCGATATTTTTGGGTGCCACACTCGGTGCCCTGCAGCAGCTTGGCACCGGCTGGCGTGGTGCGTGGGATCCGGGGAGAGGTTGA
- a CDS encoding microcin ABC transporter ATP-binding protein (with YejAEF is involved in resistance to microcin C), which produces MEDPAKPMLQFCHLGVAYGPTRVVKDVSFTVQRGETAAIVGESGSGKSQTVLAALKLLSPRATTSGSVLFEGANLLELSESSLDALRGRRIAMVFQEPMSALDPLFTISAQIGAVLRLKAGLPSRAARERTLDLLDLVGIGDPASRMHAYPHELSGGQRQRVAIAMAIACNPDLLIADEPTTALDVTVAARILELLAKLKQSLGMAMIFISHDLGLVRRIADTIHVMRQGEIVESGPTATVVATPRHAYTRNLLAGMPQGRRHIGKETPVLLRARDISVRFQLRRALFSPKREIRAVDGVSLCLDKGRTLGLVGESGSGKSTLARALLKLVPASGELDFDGHDLTQLGRAAMRPMRSSMQLVFQDPYGSLSPRMRIGDIVTEGLLVHEAAMTKPDLDARAVAALEEVSLDPALRHRFPHELSGGQRQRVAIARAMILKPKLVVLDEPTSALDRTVQTEILALLEALQQTHGLTYLLISHDLAVIRAMADEIAVMKDGRIVEHGPAGEIVDHPHEPYTRALIAAAFQTGDM; this is translated from the coding sequence ATGGAGGACCCCGCGAAGCCGATGCTTCAGTTCTGCCATCTGGGCGTCGCCTATGGGCCGACGCGGGTCGTCAAGGACGTGAGTTTTACTGTCCAGCGCGGCGAAACGGCGGCGATCGTGGGCGAATCAGGCTCCGGCAAGAGCCAAACCGTGCTGGCGGCGCTCAAACTTTTATCCCCCCGCGCGACGACGTCGGGTTCGGTGCTGTTCGAAGGTGCAAATCTCCTCGAGCTCTCCGAGAGCAGCCTCGATGCGCTGCGCGGCCGGCGCATCGCAATGGTTTTTCAAGAGCCGATGTCGGCGCTCGATCCCTTGTTTACAATCAGCGCTCAGATTGGTGCCGTCCTTCGCCTGAAAGCCGGTTTGCCGAGTCGAGCCGCCAGAGAAAGAACTCTCGATCTCCTGGATCTGGTCGGCATTGGCGATCCTGCAAGCCGCATGCATGCCTATCCGCATGAATTATCGGGCGGCCAGCGTCAGCGCGTCGCAATTGCCATGGCGATTGCCTGCAACCCCGATCTGCTGATCGCCGACGAGCCGACAACGGCGCTCGATGTCACCGTTGCGGCGCGAATCCTGGAACTTCTTGCCAAACTCAAACAAAGCCTCGGCATGGCGATGATCTTCATCAGCCACGACCTTGGGCTCGTGCGCCGCATCGCCGATACGATCCATGTGATGCGCCAGGGAGAAATCGTCGAAAGCGGCCCAACCGCAACGGTCGTTGCCACTCCCCGCCATGCCTATACACGCAATCTACTCGCTGGCATGCCGCAGGGCCGACGGCACATCGGAAAGGAGACGCCGGTATTGCTGCGCGCGCGCGACATCAGCGTGCGATTCCAACTTCGCCGCGCCTTGTTCAGCCCCAAGCGGGAGATAAGAGCGGTTGACGGCGTCAGCCTTTGCCTCGACAAAGGCCGCACGCTCGGACTTGTCGGGGAATCCGGTTCCGGCAAATCGACGCTGGCGCGTGCCCTTTTAAAGCTCGTGCCCGCGAGCGGGGAACTCGACTTCGATGGACATGATTTGACGCAGCTCGGCCGAGCAGCGATGCGGCCGATGCGCAGCTCCATGCAATTGGTCTTTCAAGATCCCTATGGATCGCTGTCGCCGCGGATGCGCATCGGCGATATCGTCACCGAAGGTTTGCTTGTGCACGAGGCGGCGATGACCAAGCCGGACCTGGACGCACGCGCGGTCGCCGCCCTCGAAGAAGTCTCCCTCGACCCCGCTTTGCGGCACCGTTTTCCGCATGAACTATCGGGCGGCCAGCGCCAGCGGGTCGCGATTGCGCGGGCGATGATCCTGAAACCAAAGCTCGTTGTCCTCGATGAGCCAACCTCCGCCCTCGATCGGACCGTTCAAACCGAAATTCTTGCGCTGCTGGAGGCTTTGCAGCAAACGCATGGATTGACCTATTTGCTGATCAGCCACGACCTTGCGGTCATTCGCGCCATGGCGGACGAGATCGCGGTGATGAAAGACGGGCGCATTGTCGAACATGGTCCTGCAGGAGAGATTGTCGATCATCCGCATGAGCCCTATACAAGGGCGCTCATCGCGGCGGCGTTTCAAACGGGTGACATGTGA